In Anaerobacillus sp. CMMVII, a single window of DNA contains:
- a CDS encoding YbaB/EbfC family nucleoid-associated protein, protein MKNMGNMMKQMQKLQKQMAQAQEELKSKTVEATAGGGMVKVIATGEKKILEVIIKEEVVDPEDVEMLQDLILAATNEALKMADDLINQDMGKFTKGMNLPGMF, encoded by the coding sequence ATGAAAAACATGGGAAATATGATGAAACAAATGCAAAAGCTACAAAAGCAAATGGCACAAGCGCAAGAAGAGCTTAAATCAAAAACAGTCGAAGCCACAGCTGGTGGCGGCATGGTAAAAGTAATTGCGACTGGAGAAAAGAAAATCCTAGAAGTAATTATTAAAGAAGAAGTTGTAGATCCAGAGGATGTTGAAATGCTTCAAGACTTAATTTTAGCAGCAACAAATGAAGCTCTAAAAATGGCCGATGACCTAATTAATCAAGATATGGGCAAGTTTACAAAAGGCATGAATTTACCAGGAATGTTCTAA
- a CDS encoding CcmD family protein translates to MTYLWAAYSIIFLMIASYLFVLGKRQKAIAKQLQFLQELDKQ, encoded by the coding sequence ATGACTTATTTATGGGCCGCATACTCAATCATATTCTTAATGATCGCTAGTTACTTGTTTGTGTTAGGAAAACGTCAAAAGGCAATCGCTAAACAACTGCAATTCTTACAAGAATTAGATAAACAGTAA
- a CDS encoding heme exporter protein CcmB yields MNNLFKAAFIIAGKDLYSEWKTRQVVTTMLIFSGLVIVTFSFAFDPSNNAVKAIIPGLIWVITIFSAILGLNRSFQSETKNDNLYGMIVSPTDPSSIYLGKVIANFVLVLIVQLISIPVLFLLFDFRFLGHLPLFLGVVLLGTFGFISVGTFLAGLAANSRSSEMLLPILLFPLVSPIIIAAVQATRILLVDLEQIASAISWMQLMGAYNLIFFVLCFILFEYVLEV; encoded by the coding sequence GCCTTTATCATAGCCGGGAAGGATCTCTATTCAGAGTGGAAGACAAGACAAGTCGTTACTACAATGTTGATATTTTCAGGGTTAGTCATTGTTACCTTTTCATTTGCTTTTGATCCATCTAATAATGCTGTTAAAGCGATTATTCCAGGTTTGATTTGGGTCATTACAATATTCTCAGCCATTTTAGGATTAAACCGTTCTTTCCAATCAGAAACTAAGAATGACAATCTATATGGGATGATTGTTTCGCCAACGGACCCATCAAGTATCTATTTAGGAAAAGTAATTGCTAATTTTGTCTTAGTATTAATTGTTCAACTCATATCGATACCGGTTTTATTTCTTCTATTCGACTTTCGATTTTTAGGTCATCTGCCGTTATTTCTAGGTGTTGTTCTTCTAGGTACGTTTGGCTTTATTAGTGTCGGGACGTTTTTAGCAGGCTTAGCAGCAAACTCGAGAAGTAGTGAGATGCTCTTACCAATTTTGTTATTCCCGCTTGTCAGCCCTATCATTATTGCAGCAGTTCAGGCAACGAGAATTCTTTTAGTAGATTTAGAGCAAATTGCAAGCGCAATTTCTTGGATGCAGCTAATGGGTGCTTACAACTTAATCTTTTTTGTCTTATGTTTCATCCTTTTTGAATATGTACTGGAGGTGTAA
- a CDS encoding stage 0 sporulation family protein → MHQVVGVRFKKAGKIYYFSPEDIDVQKGELVIVETARGIEFGKVVIGRKVVGDQDVVFPLKKVVRVANEKDRTTVEENKAAAKEAFETCLAKIHEHNLDMKLVDVEYTFDRNKVLFYFTADGRIDFRELVKDLAAIFRTRIELRQIGVRDEAKMLGGIGPCGRILCCSSFLGDFEPVSIKMAKDQSLSLNPTKISGLCGRLMCCLKYENDNYESAKQELPDIGKSIVTAHGKGRVIGLNILEKLVQVELVDARIMEYTLDELMKEGVLPTHTTNIEV, encoded by the coding sequence GTGCATCAGGTAGTGGGTGTTAGATTTAAAAAAGCGGGAAAAATATATTATTTCTCCCCTGAAGATATAGATGTACAAAAAGGTGAGCTAGTAATCGTTGAAACTGCTCGAGGAATTGAGTTTGGTAAGGTTGTCATAGGAAGAAAAGTTGTTGGCGATCAAGACGTTGTATTTCCTCTAAAAAAGGTGGTCCGTGTCGCTAATGAAAAGGATCGGACAACGGTCGAAGAAAATAAGGCTGCAGCGAAAGAAGCATTTGAAACTTGCTTAGCGAAAATACACGAGCATAACCTTGATATGAAGCTTGTAGACGTAGAATACACGTTTGATCGAAATAAAGTACTATTCTATTTTACAGCTGATGGTAGGATTGATTTTCGTGAGCTAGTGAAGGATTTAGCTGCAATTTTTAGGACAAGAATAGAGCTTAGACAAATCGGTGTTAGAGATGAAGCGAAAATGTTAGGTGGAATTGGACCATGTGGTCGAATCTTATGTTGCTCATCTTTCCTCGGTGACTTTGAGCCAGTGTCTATTAAAATGGCGAAAGATCAAAGCCTGTCTTTAAATCCAACAAAAATCTCTGGTCTTTGCGGCAGACTAATGTGCTGTTTAAAATATGAAAATGATAATTATGAATCTGCCAAGCAAGAGCTTCCTGATATCGGAAAATCAATTGTAACAGCACATGGAAAAGGTCGTGTCATTGGTTTAAATATTTTGGAAAAGCTAGTACAGGTTGAGCTTGTCGATGCACGTATTATGGAATATACATTAGATGAGCTAATGAAAGAAGGAGTATTACCTACTCATACCACAAATATTGAGGTGTAA
- the recR gene encoding recombination mediator RecR, with translation MQYPEPISKLIEGFMKLPGIGQKTASRLAFFVLDMKEDDVLDFAKALVNAKRNLTYCSVCHNITDSDPCYICEDQKRDKTIICVIQDAKDVIAMEKMRDYHGLYHVLQGAISPMDGIGPEDIKIPELLKRLQDDTIQEIILATNPNIEGEATAMYISRLVKPTGIKVTRIAHGLPVGGDLEYADEVTLSKAIEGRREL, from the coding sequence TTGCAGTACCCTGAACCGATATCCAAACTTATTGAAGGATTTATGAAATTGCCAGGAATCGGCCAAAAAACAGCGAGTCGACTGGCTTTTTTCGTATTAGATATGAAAGAAGATGATGTTTTAGACTTCGCGAAAGCATTAGTAAATGCAAAGCGAAATTTAACATATTGTTCTGTATGTCATAATATTACTGATTCAGACCCATGCTATATTTGTGAAGATCAAAAGCGAGACAAAACGATTATCTGTGTTATCCAGGATGCAAAAGACGTTATTGCTATGGAGAAAATGAGAGACTATCATGGTCTTTATCACGTCTTGCAAGGTGCAATTTCACCGATGGACGGTATAGGCCCAGAAGACATAAAAATACCAGAGCTCCTAAAAAGGCTGCAAGATGATACGATCCAAGAGATTATTTTAGCGACTAATCCTAATATAGAAGGAGAAGCTACTGCTATGTATATTTCTCGTTTAGTGAAACCTACAGGAATAAAAGTGACAAGGATTGCTCATGGTCTTCCTGTTGGTGGAGATTTAGAATATGCAGATGAAGTGACACTTTCAAAAGCTATTGAGGGTCGGAGAGAATTATAG
- a CDS encoding cyclic-di-AMP receptor, with protein MKLVVAVVQDKDSNNLANALVKGNFKATKLASTGGFLKAGNTTFIIGTEDQNVNAVLDIIKDNCKNRDQLVAPISPMGGNADSYIPYPVNVKVGGATVFVVPVDQFERF; from the coding sequence ATGAAACTTGTTGTAGCAGTTGTTCAAGATAAAGATAGTAATAACTTAGCAAACGCTCTTGTAAAAGGTAATTTCAAAGCTACGAAACTTGCAAGTACCGGTGGATTTTTAAAAGCTGGAAATACAACGTTTATTATTGGTACAGAAGATCAAAATGTTAATGCTGTCTTAGACATTATTAAGGATAATTGTAAGAATAGAGATCAATTAGTTGCGCCGATTTCCCCAATGGGTGGAAATGCTGATTCGTATATTCCATATCCAGTGAATGTTAAAGTAGGTGGTGCTACAGTATTTGTAGTACCTGTAGATCAATTTGAGAGGTTTTAG
- a CDS encoding TlpA disulfide reductase family protein, which produces MNKKIIQMVVLVFVIGMLVTMVLGLRSQGGAVGIGDEAYDFEMEDLEGNTHRLSDYRGKVVMLNFFATWCTACVAEAPELERFNEEFKDEVALFVVVKGETKNTVRKYVEEKNSKKTYVFDFTNSVSRKFGVIGQPETIVINEDGIIVDHFIGGVSRDFLGVVLNDIKGR; this is translated from the coding sequence ATGAATAAAAAAATAATTCAAATGGTTGTTTTAGTATTTGTAATCGGTATGTTAGTAACTATGGTCTTGGGACTGCGTTCGCAAGGTGGAGCAGTAGGAATTGGTGACGAGGCTTACGATTTTGAGATGGAAGACCTAGAGGGGAATACTCATCGCTTATCGGACTATCGGGGAAAGGTAGTCATGTTAAACTTTTTTGCGACATGGTGTACAGCTTGTGTAGCTGAGGCTCCTGAACTTGAGCGTTTTAATGAAGAGTTTAAAGATGAAGTAGCTCTATTTGTTGTCGTAAAAGGCGAAACCAAAAATACTGTAAGAAAATATGTAGAAGAGAAAAATTCAAAGAAAACCTATGTTTTCGACTTTACGAATAGTGTCTCAAGGAAATTTGGTGTGATCGGTCAACCAGAAACGATTGTCATTAACGAGGACGGAATAATTGTTGACCATTTTATTGGCGGCGTTTCAAGAGACTTTTTAGGTGTAGTATTAAATGATATTAAAGGTAGATAA
- a CDS encoding pro-sigmaK processing inhibitor BofA family protein, which produces MDPIIVVTLLGGVIFLLLVLGAPMKPLRFIGQGMIKLIIGALFLFFLNAFGTVFDYHLPINLVTASVSGFLGIPGLIVLVAIDLYIL; this is translated from the coding sequence ATGGATCCAATTATTGTTGTTACATTATTAGGTGGAGTAATTTTTTTGTTGTTGGTATTAGGTGCGCCAATGAAACCATTGCGTTTTATTGGACAAGGAATGATTAAACTAATCATAGGTGCGCTTTTTTTATTTTTCCTCAATGCTTTTGGAACGGTGTTTGATTACCACCTTCCAATCAATCTCGTAACTGCTTCTGTGTCCGGGTTTCTAGGAATACCAGGTTTGATTGTACTTGTTGCTATTGACCTATATATACTATAA
- a CDS encoding tRNA1(Val) (adenine(37)-N6)-methyltransferase — translation MVKIEHDERVDYLPNEKLKIIQSPNVFSFSMDAVLLAKFCYVPIQKGKIVDLCTGNGVIPLLLSERSKAEIVGVEIQDRLYQMAIRSSELNKRQEQLQFINDDIKNAIETLGKGIFDLVTCNPPYFKTVSEKIWNENQHFAIARHEIYCSLEDVIRISSELAKEKGKVALVHRPERLIDIITIMKKYRLEPKRIQFIHPKMGKEANILLVEGIKTGNSAVKILQPLFVYNENNTYTDEFKEIYFS, via the coding sequence ATGGTGAAGATAGAGCATGATGAACGGGTTGATTACTTACCAAACGAAAAGTTAAAAATAATCCAAAGTCCCAATGTATTTTCTTTTTCAATGGATGCAGTGCTTTTAGCGAAGTTTTGTTATGTACCAATTCAAAAAGGAAAAATTGTTGATCTCTGTACTGGGAATGGTGTAATCCCACTCTTGTTAAGTGAGCGGAGCAAGGCAGAAATAGTTGGCGTAGAGATCCAAGACCGACTTTATCAGATGGCCATTCGTAGTTCCGAATTAAATAAACGACAAGAACAACTTCAATTTATAAATGATGATATAAAAAACGCCATTGAGACTCTAGGTAAAGGAATTTTTGATCTAGTGACATGTAACCCTCCGTATTTTAAGACAGTATCGGAGAAAATATGGAATGAGAACCAACATTTTGCTATCGCAAGACACGAGATTTATTGTAGCTTAGAAGATGTTATTCGTATAAGTAGTGAACTAGCCAAAGAAAAAGGAAAGGTTGCGCTTGTCCACCGCCCTGAACGATTAATTGATATTATTACAATCATGAAAAAATACCGACTAGAACCAAAACGAATTCAGTTTATTCATCCCAAGATGGGAAAAGAAGCAAATATATTATTAGTAGAAGGAATAAAAACGGGTAATTCAGCCGTAAAAATATTACAACCGTTATTTGTCTATAATGAGAATAATACGTATACGGATGAATTTAAGGAGATTTACTTTTCTTAG
- a CDS encoding cytochrome c biogenesis protein yields MKLINDDLTAIPEETMLHRVLMYLSIPMVLVALYLAFIYTPIEVKMGVVQKIFYFHVASAWVAFFAFFIVAVFSIMYLVKRKRIYDIIAGVSAEIGVVYTAIVLTTGPIWGRSAWNTWWSWEPRLTTTLILFFMYIAYIMIRHMDGPWEKKARLGSVFGIISFINVPIVFMSIRWWNSKLHPVVLGEGASESGGGLEPSMLFALIFTVFTMTVLYFVFLQKGVYIERLKIQAERLKEKFQEKLAG; encoded by the coding sequence ATGAAGCTTATTAACGATGATTTAACGGCTATACCAGAAGAAACAATGCTTCATAGAGTTTTAATGTATCTTAGTATCCCAATGGTGCTAGTAGCCCTCTATTTAGCATTTATTTATACACCTATTGAGGTAAAAATGGGAGTTGTTCAAAAAATCTTCTATTTCCACGTTGCCTCTGCTTGGGTTGCATTCTTTGCATTCTTTATTGTTGCAGTGTTTAGTATTATGTACCTTGTGAAAAGGAAGCGTATTTATGACATTATTGCTGGTGTATCAGCAGAAATTGGTGTTGTTTATACTGCAATTGTATTAACGACTGGACCAATTTGGGGTCGTTCTGCCTGGAATACTTGGTGGTCTTGGGAGCCAAGACTTACAACAACTTTAATCCTATTTTTCATGTACATCGCCTACATTATGATCCGTCATATGGACGGACCTTGGGAAAAGAAAGCACGTCTTGGGTCAGTATTTGGAATTATTTCTTTTATAAATGTGCCAATAGTCTTCATGTCAATTCGTTGGTGGAATTCGAAGCTTCACCCAGTTGTATTGGGAGAGGGAGCAAGTGAATCAGGTGGTGGTCTAGAGCCATCAATGTTATTTGCTTTAATCTTTACCGTGTTTACGATGACTGTATTATACTTTGTCTTTTTACAAAAAGGTGTTTATATTGAAAGATTAAAAATTCAAGCTGAACGTTTAAAAGAAAAATTTCAAGAAAAATTAGCTGGATAG
- the tmk gene encoding dTMP kinase, producing MNQNFISFEGGEGAGKTTVIEALARFLKEEGYNFITTREPGGIQIAESIREIILDTKHTAMDGRTEALLYAAARRQHLVERIIPSLQAGKVVLCDRFLDSSLVYQGMARNIGLDEVLVINNFAIENCMPKLTFYFDIEPEKGLARIAKNKDREINRLDKENLDFHYNVRNGYLKLLTMFPERIVKINADRPLEEVVAETTAKITEYLKQV from the coding sequence ATGAATCAGAATTTTATTAGTTTTGAAGGCGGAGAAGGCGCTGGTAAAACCACTGTTATTGAGGCTTTAGCTAGATTCTTAAAAGAAGAGGGATATAATTTTATTACGACTCGAGAACCTGGTGGTATTCAAATTGCCGAAAGTATTCGGGAGATCATTTTGGATACGAAACATACAGCAATGGATGGTAGGACAGAGGCGTTATTATATGCGGCAGCAAGAAGACAACACTTAGTTGAAAGGATTATTCCGTCGTTACAGGCTGGAAAAGTTGTTCTTTGTGACCGTTTTTTAGACAGTAGTTTAGTCTATCAAGGAATGGCTAGAAATATTGGCTTAGATGAGGTATTGGTCATTAATAACTTTGCAATTGAAAACTGCATGCCAAAGCTCACGTTTTACTTTGATATTGAGCCAGAAAAGGGATTAGCGAGAATTGCAAAAAATAAAGACCGCGAAATAAACCGACTTGATAAAGAAAATTTAGATTTTCATTATAATGTACGAAACGGTTATTTAAAGCTATTAACGATGTTTCCAGAAAGAATAGTGAAAATTAATGCAGATAGACCGTTAGAAGAAGTCGTTGCCGAGACAACGGCAAAAATAACCGAATATTTAAAGCAAGTTTAA
- a CDS encoding sigma factor G inhibitor Gin: MNEGLNLEKCSVCEQKQESGIHICDIYICEACEREIVSSEVTDEFYRYYLQKLRKLKHSLLNIS, encoded by the coding sequence ATGAATGAAGGGCTTAACTTAGAGAAATGTTCAGTTTGTGAGCAAAAACAAGAATCAGGGATTCATATTTGTGATATCTACATTTGTGAAGCATGTGAACGAGAGATTGTTAGTTCAGAAGTAACTGATGAATTTTACCGATACTATCTACAAAAATTAAGAAAACTAAAGCACTCTTTATTAAATATTTCCTAA
- the holB gene encoding DNA polymerase III subunit delta', translated as MTWRKLSETQGKVVKIITNSIRKERLSHAYLFDGPKGTGKREVALQLAKTFFCEKKDQFEPCEVCSDCKRIASGNHPDVHIIQPDGQTIKIEQIRQLKKEFSYRGMESVRKFYIIEDAEKMTTSAANGLLKFLEEPDGQSIAVLTTVEVHRILRTILSRTQIISFVPLTPLQLMENLEKDGIPKPISKLLGQLTNDLDEAYQLYHDDWIAQARGIVIQLGEEVCTRPHQVMLTLQESWLPHFKEKNQLNMGLDILLLWYRDVLRTLLATDDQLIFVDQIDKLERHALKSSQRKVSQHMADILEAKRRLNANVNPQLLMEQLMLRLQEG; from the coding sequence ATGACTTGGAGAAAGTTATCTGAAACACAAGGAAAAGTAGTAAAAATAATTACAAATAGTATTCGTAAAGAGCGCTTATCACATGCTTATTTATTCGATGGTCCAAAGGGAACCGGAAAGCGTGAAGTAGCGTTGCAGCTGGCAAAAACATTCTTTTGCGAGAAAAAAGATCAATTTGAACCATGTGAGGTTTGTTCTGACTGTAAGAGAATTGCTTCTGGTAATCATCCAGATGTTCATATTATCCAACCAGACGGACAAACGATAAAGATAGAACAAATTCGCCAATTAAAAAAAGAGTTTTCGTATCGTGGTATGGAATCGGTACGGAAGTTTTATATTATTGAAGATGCTGAAAAGATGACAACTAGTGCTGCAAATGGACTATTAAAATTTTTAGAGGAGCCAGATGGGCAATCAATAGCAGTATTAACTACAGTCGAGGTGCATCGGATCTTACGTACAATTTTATCTAGGACGCAAATTATTTCATTTGTCCCACTGACACCATTACAATTGATGGAGAATCTTGAAAAGGATGGTATACCAAAGCCAATTTCCAAGCTATTAGGTCAGTTAACTAATGATTTGGATGAAGCTTACCAACTTTACCATGATGATTGGATTGCACAAGCTAGAGGCATAGTGATACAATTAGGGGAAGAAGTGTGCACAAGACCACATCAGGTCATGCTCACTTTGCAAGAAAGTTGGTTACCCCATTTTAAAGAGAAAAACCAATTAAATATGGGATTAGATATACTGTTACTTTGGTACCGTGATGTACTCCGGACCTTATTAGCAACTGACGATCAACTAATCTTTGTTGATCAGATCGATAAATTAGAACGACATGCATTAAAGAGCTCACAGCGAAAAGTTAGTCAGCATATGGCTGATATTCTAGAAGCGAAGAGACGTCTAAATGCAAACGTAAATCCTCAACTCTTAATGGAACAATTAATGCTGAGGTTACAGGAGGGATAG
- the yabA gene encoding DNA replication initiation control protein YabA: MDKKGVFSRVSLMEEKIGGLYRELGELKEHLALLLEENQHLKIENDHLRSRIEKASEQEEEEVKVKKVEDEKIDIGEGYDNLARLYQEGFHICNLHYGSIRKEGDCLFCLSFLNKK; encoded by the coding sequence GTGGATAAAAAAGGGGTCTTTTCACGAGTAAGTCTTATGGAAGAAAAAATAGGTGGCCTTTATCGTGAATTAGGGGAGTTAAAAGAGCATTTAGCCCTCCTCTTAGAAGAGAATCAACATCTTAAGATTGAAAATGACCATCTACGTTCTCGGATCGAAAAAGCATCTGAACAAGAGGAAGAAGAAGTAAAGGTAAAAAAAGTAGAAGATGAAAAAATTGATATAGGAGAAGGTTATGATAACCTAGCTCGACTTTATCAAGAAGGATTTCACATTTGTAATCTTCATTACGGAAGTATCCGTAAAGAAGGAGACTGTTTATTTTGCTTGTCGTTCTTAAATAAAAAATAG
- the tadA gene encoding tRNA adenosine(34) deaminase TadA, protein MVDDFVFMRLAIEEAKKAEAIREVPIGAVIVKDGVVIASAYNLRESDQRAVAHAELLAIDEACQKLATWRLSDCTLYVTLEPCPMCAGAIIQSRIDRVVFGASDPKAGCVGSIYNLLTEPKFNHQCEVEKGIMAEECGEMLTTFFRELRKKKGKNLSDSEVSET, encoded by the coding sequence TTGGTTGATGATTTCGTCTTTATGAGATTAGCTATAGAAGAGGCCAAGAAAGCTGAAGCGATAAGAGAGGTTCCAATTGGCGCAGTCATCGTGAAAGATGGTGTGGTTATTGCCTCCGCTTATAATCTTAGAGAAAGCGATCAGCGAGCAGTAGCTCATGCTGAGTTACTAGCCATCGATGAAGCTTGCCAAAAGCTTGCTACATGGCGCTTAAGTGATTGTACCCTCTATGTTACATTAGAGCCTTGTCCAATGTGCGCTGGCGCAATTATTCAATCGCGTATTGATCGGGTGGTTTTTGGTGCATCTGACCCAAAAGCAGGTTGTGTAGGTTCAATCTATAACCTTCTGACAGAACCGAAATTTAACCATCAATGTGAAGTTGAAAAGGGTATTATGGCTGAAGAGTGCGGTGAAATGCTAACTACCTTTTTCCGGGAGTTACGAAAAAAGAAAGGGAAGAACTTGTCAGACTCCGAAGTAAGTGAAACTTAA
- a CDS encoding aminotransferase class I/II-fold pyridoxal phosphate-dependent enzyme: MNQNNLPLYEALWSFRNENPISLHVPGHKNGLVFPSQAKELYQSILSIDVTELSGLDDLHHASGVIKQAEDLTANLYGSKSCYFLVGGSTVGNIAMIMATCEAGDTVLVQRNSHKSVINGLRLAKVKPIFIEPDFDVDAQIATTMDDASVIEAINKYPEAKAIFMTRPNYYGYTKEIDRIVSIAHEHNMVVLVDEAHGAHFGHPSSLFPKSAIHSKADIVVQSAHKTLPAMTMCSFLHFNSQLVDENKLKYYLQLFQSSSPSYPLLASLDLARFYLANLSKVELLLTLEKINEFKKYLNQIPQLKVVENEHFHVDPLKVTVQSCCELNGFEVQKLLEEEGIYTEMADLHNVLFVLPLSIVTDLLSIGEKIANKLKGKSLEQKSVKVANESINKISSLALSYEQMENVEVEIIAIEDSKGKIISEEIIPYPPGVPLLVRGERIENNHIEQLFALRKSGAYFQGADVFKKGMKVFKNV, translated from the coding sequence GTGAATCAAAATAATTTACCACTTTATGAAGCTCTGTGGAGTTTTCGCAATGAAAATCCAATTTCTTTACATGTTCCTGGACATAAAAATGGGTTAGTTTTTCCTAGCCAAGCGAAGGAGTTATACCAATCTATATTATCAATTGATGTTACAGAATTGTCAGGTCTAGATGATTTGCATCATGCATCAGGAGTTATTAAACAAGCAGAAGATTTAACTGCCAATTTATATGGGTCTAAGAGCTGTTACTTTCTTGTAGGTGGCTCTACAGTTGGAAATATAGCGATGATTATGGCTACTTGTGAAGCAGGTGATACCGTACTTGTTCAGAGAAATAGTCATAAGTCAGTTATCAATGGTTTAAGGCTTGCGAAAGTAAAACCAATTTTTATTGAGCCTGACTTTGATGTTGATGCACAAATTGCGACCACTATGGATGATGCGAGCGTTATTGAAGCGATAAATAAGTACCCAGAGGCAAAAGCTATATTCATGACAAGGCCAAATTATTATGGATATACAAAGGAAATAGATAGAATTGTTAGCATTGCGCATGAGCATAATATGGTCGTGCTAGTTGACGAAGCGCATGGCGCTCACTTTGGACATCCTTCTTCGCTATTTCCAAAGTCTGCAATTCATTCTAAGGCAGATATCGTAGTTCAGTCAGCTCATAAAACACTACCAGCGATGACCATGTGTTCTTTTTTACATTTCAATAGCCAATTGGTTGACGAAAATAAACTTAAGTATTATTTGCAACTATTTCAATCTAGTAGCCCCTCTTATCCATTACTTGCTTCACTTGATTTAGCCAGGTTTTATTTAGCGAATTTGTCAAAAGTGGAGCTTTTATTAACATTAGAAAAAATTAATGAGTTTAAAAAGTACTTAAACCAAATTCCACAACTAAAAGTAGTTGAAAATGAACATTTTCATGTAGATCCATTAAAGGTTACAGTTCAGTCTTGCTGTGAACTTAATGGGTTTGAGGTACAGAAGCTTTTAGAGGAGGAAGGTATTTATACTGAAATGGCAGATTTACATAATGTCCTATTTGTTTTGCCTTTATCAATAGTGACAGATCTCCTTTCTATTGGTGAAAAGATTGCAAATAAACTAAAAGGCAAATCTCTAGAACAAAAATCAGTAAAAGTAGCTAACGAATCTATAAATAAGATCTCAAGCTTAGCACTTTCCTATGAACAAATGGAAAATGTAGAGGTAGAAATAATAGCAATAGAAGATTCGAAAGGGAAGATTATTTCCGAAGAAATCATTCCCTATCCACCTGGTGTTCCGTTATTAGTCCGGGGAGAAAGGATAGAAAATAATCATATTGAGCAATTGTTTGCTTTAAGAAAATCAGGTGCTTACTTTCAAGGAGCTGATGTTTTTAAAAAAGGAATGAAAGTCTTTAAAAATGTATGA
- a CDS encoding YaaL family protein — MLFKKKGKLRKAENKRLIEQIEIQKHLLMNQKELVGRSVDPSEDVLLKLKVTEAKYLFMLKEARVRKTNMEKS; from the coding sequence ATGCTTTTTAAGAAAAAGGGTAAGCTTAGAAAAGCTGAAAACAAAAGACTTATTGAGCAAATAGAAATACAAAAGCATTTATTGATGAATCAAAAAGAATTAGTTGGAAGAAGTGTAGATCCTTCTGAAGATGTTCTATTAAAGTTAAAGGTCACTGAAGCTAAATACTTATTTATGTTAAAAGAAGCAAGAGTAAGGAAAACGAACATGGAAAAATCTTAA